In one window of Henckelia pumila isolate YLH828 chromosome 1, ASM3356847v2, whole genome shotgun sequence DNA:
- the LOC140875396 gene encoding 1-aminocyclopropane-1-carboxylate oxidase 5-like: protein MAIPVIDFSKLNGDERSKTLTQIANCCEDWGFFQLINHGISEDLLEKVKKVASECYKFEREGGFENSKPVNLLKELIEKKSDESLVESVDWEDVFLLSDDNHHEWPSKTPGFKETMKEYRAELKKLAIKVMEVMDENLGLPKGYINKAFNGGEVEEEEEENSAFFGTKVSHYPPCPRPDKVNGLRAHTDAGGVILLFQDDVVNGLQILKDGVWMDVQPMKNAIVINTGDQIEVLSNGKYKSVWHRVLALPEGNRRSIASFYNPSYKATIEPAKELLVLQAEKKLLQVAENSPAKYPKFVFGDYMSVYAEQKFLPKEPRFQAVKAV from the exons ATGGCGATCCCTGTGATTGATTTCTCAAAACTCAATGGAGATGAGAGATCCAAAACCCTAACTCAGATTGCCAATTGCTGTGAAGACTGGGGATTCTTTCAG TTGATCAACCATGGAATCTCTGAGGATCTCCTGGAAAAGGTGAAAAAGGTTGCTTCTGAATGCTACAAGTTTGAAAGAGAGGGCGGGTTCGAGAATTCGAAACCCGTTAATCTGCTCAAGGAATTGATCGAGAAGAAAAGCGATGAAAGTTTAGTAGAAAGCGTTGATTGGGAGGATGTGTTCTTGCTCTCTGATGACAATCATCATGAATGGCCTTCAAAAACACCTGGTTTCAA GGAAACCATGAAGGAATACCGAGCTGAACTGAAGAAACTGGCGATCAAAGTGATGGAAGTGATGGACGAGAACTTAGGCCTCCCAAAAGGGTACATCAACAAGGCGTTCAACGGAGGAgaagtcgaagaagaagaagaagagaactCGGCCTTTTTCGGGACAAAGGTGAGCCACTACCCTCCGTGCCCGAGGCCAGATAAGGTAAACGGCCTCCGAGCACACACGGATGCAGGAGGCGTGATCTTGCTCTTCCAAGACGACGTAGTGAACGGCCTCCAAATCCTGAAAGACGGGGTTTGGATGGACGTTCAGCCGATGAAAAACGCCATAGTGATCAACACGGGCGATCAGATCGAAGTGTTGAGCAATGGCAAGTACAAGAGTGTGTGGCATCGTGTTCTGGCATTGCCGGAAGGGAACAGGAGATCCATCGCCTCGTTTTACAACCCGTCTTATAAGGCCACCATCGAACCTGCCAAGGAATTATTGGTACTGCAGGCCGAGAAGAAACTACTACAAGTTGCCGAGAATTCGCCGGCCAAGTATCCTAAGTTTGTGTTTGGGGACTACATGTCTGTTTATGCTGAACAAAAGTTCTTGCCTAAGGAGCCAAGGTTCCAAGCTGTGAAAGCAGTGTAA